Proteins encoded together in one Chroicocephalus ridibundus chromosome 13, bChrRid1.1, whole genome shotgun sequence window:
- the TSSK2 gene encoding testis-specific serine/threonine-protein kinase 2 gives MDDAVVLGMKGYSLSKTLGEGSYGKVKSAYCDRLKCNVAIKIINKNETPQDCLERFLPREIEALKRLRHPSIIKTYEIFESSAGKVYIVMELGEKGDLLDYIKTTGAMREDIARIKFKQLASAIKHCHDSDIAHRDLKCENILLDENLNIKLSDFGFSKSLSRDENGKTILSKTFCGSAAYAAPEVLQGIPCDPRISDIWSLGVILYTMVYALMPFDDSNVRNMISMQKQHRIPFPNSKHLTVECKDLIYHLLQPNVSQRLCIDEVLKHSWLQAPKSTIPSPLPAAEEGEHSQNLCERKPEHKLQTKS, from the coding sequence atGGATGACGCTGTGGTGCTTGGGATGAAAGGCTACAGCCTGAGCAAGACGCTTGGAGAAGGCTCTTACGGCAAAGTGAAATCTGCCTACTGCGACCGGCTGAAATGCAACGTGGCCATCAAGATAATCAACAAGAATGAAACTCCTCAGGACTGCCTGGAAAGATTTCTCCCCAGGGAAATAGAAGCTTTGAAACGTTTGCGCCACCCCTCAATCATCAAAACCTATGAGATTTTTGAGTCATCAGCTGGGAAAGTGTACATCGTGATGGAGCTGGGGGAAAAGGGAGACCTCCTGGACTACATCAAGACCACAGGAGCTATGAGAGAAGACATCGCTCGCATCAAGTTCAAACAGTTGGCTTCTGCCATCAAGCATTGCCACGACTCGGACATAGCTCACAGGGACCTGAAATGTGAGAACATCCTTCTCGATGAAAACCTCAACATCAAGCTGTCAGACTTTGGCTTTTCCAAATCCTTGTCTCGGgatgaaaatggaaaaactaTTCTCAGCAAAACCTTCTGCGGGTCTGCCGCATACGCAGCCCCCGAAGTGCTGCAGGGCATCCCTTGCGACCCCAGGATTTCTGACATATGGAGTCTGGGTGTCATCCTGTATACAATGGTCTACGCTTTAATGCCATTTGATGATTCCAATGTCAGGAACATGATCTCTATGCAGAAACAACACAGGATTCCCTTCCCCAACTCAAAACACCTGACGGTAGAGTGCAAGGACCTCATTTACCACTTGCTCCAGCCCAATGTGTCTCAGAGGTTGTGCATAGATGAAGTTTTGAAACACTCATGGTTGCAGGCTCCAAAATccaccatcccatcccctctgccagctgcagaagaGGGTGAGCATTCCCAAAACCTGTGCGAACGAAAGCCTGAGCACAAGCTGCAAACCAAATCCTAA